In the Arachis ipaensis cultivar K30076 chromosome B10, Araip1.1, whole genome shotgun sequence genome, one interval contains:
- the LOC107620812 gene encoding 3,9-dihydroxypterocarpan 6A-monooxygenase-like, giving the protein MASTAEAARKFLKIYETSFSDPPTHKPYGSYWKFMKKVCMLELLGGKMLHQLLHVRQQERKRFLSDLAKKGLAGEAVDIGAELMMLTNNVISMMTMRQKSCSERGGEAEALRKVGEDTVELSGKFNVSDFLWFMKGVDIPQIFLMMSRGNAHFVLL; this is encoded by the coding sequence ATGGCTTCCACCGCTGAAGCCGCCAGAAAGTTCCTCAAAATCTACGAAACCTCCTTCTCCGACCCCCCAACACACAAACCGTACGGATCCTATTGGAAGTTCATGAAGAAGGTGTGCATGTTGGAGCTCCTGGGCGGCAAAATGCTCCACCAGCTCCTCCACGTGAGGCAGCAAGAGAGGAAGAGGTTCCTTAGCGATTTGGCGAAGAAAGGGTTGGCCGGTGAGGCCGTGGATATTGGGGCAGAACTCATGATGCTGACCAACAACGTGATATCGATGATGACGATGAGGCAGAAGAGTTGTTCTGAAAGGGGAGGAGAAGCGGAGGCGCTGAGAAAGGTGGGGGAGGACACGGTGGAGCTGAGCGGGAAGTTCAACGTGTCGGATTTCTTGTGGTTCATGAAGGGTGTTGATATTCCTCAGATCTTCTTGATGATGAGTAGGGGGAATGCGCATTTCGTTCTCCTATAG